TGCTCATGTCGATTACGAAGAAGCTGGAGGTGACGGCCGAATGAGGTTCACGGAGCTGCTCGACAGGTTAGCGCATCCCACGGGCCTGCTGATAAGGAGGGCTTTCGAGAGGGAGGGTTTCGGTGACCCGGATCGGTTGGCGGTTGAAGCGCCGAGGAAGCTGCTGGACTATCTGTCGAAGCTGTTTGAGGATGAGAGGACGGCTAAGTTGTTCCTGTACTTGACGGGTGTGGCGCTGAGGAATCGGGTTGGCGTTGTCTCGGAGGAGGAGTGGCTGCACGCTTTCGAGTCCAACGATGCTGCCTACGTTAGGGGGTGGATGGAGAAGCTGGATGAGCTGCTGCGCTAGCCTCCCCCGCGCTCAACCCTCCTCACCCTCCTCGTCGCCACCAGCGTGGCGCCGCAGGGGCCCTCCAGTACCACCTGCCCGATCTCGACGGGCGCTTCAACCTCGAGGTGGGCTGTAGCCTTCACCACCTCTCTCACGCAGTCCTTCGGTACGGGCTTCCTCGTCACTACGGAGACAACGGGTAGGTCTCCGTTCCGCACCTTCACGACGGTCATCACGTGGCGCAGCGGCTCCGTCAGCTCCTGCCTCGCGTACTCCACTCCTCTGGCGCACCCGTAGCCCTCCACCTCCAGGCCCCCATCGGTCCTTTTCGCTCTGAGCGTGCAGCTGGCGGGGCAGAGGATGCAGATGAGCTCGACCTCACTCACGCGGGACCACCTCCAGCGTCACTCTACCGGCCTCCACCGCGGGCTTCAGCCTCGCCGGGTCGAGCTTCAACCTGATCATCTCGGCCGGCCTGACGGCCACGGCGTAGCTCCTCACACCGGCCTCCG
Above is a genomic segment from Thermofilaceae archaeon containing:
- a CDS encoding DUF1667 domain-containing protein; protein product: MSEVELICILCPASCTLRAKRTDGGLEVEGYGCARGVEYARQELTEPLRHVMTVVKVRNGDLPVVSVVTRKPVPKDCVREVVKATAHLEVEAPVEIGQVVLEGPCGATLVATRRVRRVERGGG